One window of the Drosophila ananassae strain 14024-0371.13 chromosome 4 unlocalized genomic scaffold, ASM1763931v2 tig00000054, whole genome shotgun sequence genome contains the following:
- the LOC123257753 gene encoding uncharacterized protein LOC123257753: MERSCLLAVTQDDALEKIVSDYFEVENFGAYNGIVDDNVKKGYARRLEQQESTYGSSGKLWYLPHFGVENPNKPGKIRLVFDAAAKVNGLSLNSALLKGPQNYKSLPAVLFHFREGAEGVCADIKEMFHQVLIQPQDRCAQRFLRRHGDDQRNPEIYEMTVMTFGAACSPCSAQHVKTVNATRYVHTDPRAVLVINKYHYVNDYVDSFADEDEAIAVSKRVREIHASAVFDLCRFFSSSAKLVRALNPLGTNENVEWTESEQKVLGMYWHPATDDFIFSVKCHRVPSSVMTGQRVPTKREFLSLVMSTFDPIEFLSCYMVTAKLLMREIWRKGVTWEEPLPGELATAFENWWQEMSYVREFRCPRYYFGTGRVRALQLHVFVDSSQSAFAVTEYWRATYANDDMQAYFVCSKTKCAPMRTTSVPRLELQAAVLGIRLTNAAKRKHSVEISKYVLWKDSKSVLHWISSTHRRYKQFVGNRVAEILESTEVSQWRWRFSNYNRLVRTTAPNQCVNVERILIRQAQSEAFSGEERDRTEKISKEGSQLRELSPYFDDYGVMRVRGRIDAAACVPYSARRRIILSHRHTLAAMEVHHYHEKMEHQNQDATIGKIRKKFWITSLRRLLRKVVTDCRICKLRRVQPMCQ; encoded by the exons ATGGAGAGATCGTGCCTTCTAGCCGTTACTCAGGATGACGCTCTGGAGAAGATAGTCAGCGATTATTTCGAAGTAGAGAACTTTGGA GCCTACAATGGAATTGTGGATGACAACGTCAAGAAGGGATACGCACGACGACTAGAGCAGCAGGAGTCCACCTACGGCAGCAGTGGCAAGTTGTGGTACCTGCCGCACTTCGGGGTCGAGAACCCAAACAAACCTGGGAAGATCCGCCTAGTCTTCGATGCAGCAGCCAAAGTGAACGGCTTATCTCTAAACTCAGCACTACTGAAAGGCCCCCAGAACTACAAGTCACTCCCGGCCGTCCTCTTCCACTTTAGGGAAGGAGCCGAGGGAGTCTGTGCGGACATCAAGGAGATGTTCCACCAGGTATTGATACAGCCACAAGATAGATGCGCACAGAGATTCTTGAGGAGACATGGAGACGACCAAAGGAACCCGGAGATCTACGAGATGACAGTGATGACGTTCGGAGCAGCTTGTTCGCCATGCTCAGCGCAGCACGTGAAGACCGTAAATGCTACAAGGTACGTGCACACTGATCCCCGGGCGGTCCTAGTCATTAACAAGTACCACTACGTGAACGACTACGTAGACAGCTTCGCAGACGAGGATGAAGCTATTGCCGTCTCAAAACGAGTAAGAGAGATACATGCAAGTGCCGTGTTTGATCTGTGTCGTTTTTTTTCCAGCTCGGCGAAATTGGTCAGAGCCTTAAATCCGCTAGGCACCAACGAGAACGTCGAGTGGACCGAATCCGAGCAGAAAGTATTGGGCATGTATTGGCATCCGGCCACAGATGACTTTATATTCAGCGTCAAGTGCCATCGGGTCCCCAGCAGCGTAATGACCGGGCAACGCGTCCCTACCAAGAGGGAGTTCCTCAGCTTAGTGATGTCCACATTTGATCCGATTGAGTTCCTGAGCTGTTACATGGTAACCGCCAAGCTACTTATGCGAGAGATTTGGCGGAAAGGAGTCACATGGGAAGAGCCGTTGCCAGGAGAGCTAGCCACGGCTTTCGAGAACTGGTGGCAAGAGATGAGCTACGTAAGAGAGTTCCGATGTCCACGTTACTACTTTGGTACTGGGCGGGTACGAGCACTTCAGCTGCACGTTTTCGTGGACTCCAGCCAGTCGGCGTTCGCTGTGACGGAGTATTGGCGGGCCACCTACGCAAACGACGACATGCAGGCGTATTTCGTATGTTCCAAGACGAAATGTGCTCCGATGAGGACAACGTCAGTCCCGAGATTGGAACTACAGGCGGCCGTGTTGGGAATACGACTGACGAATGCTGCGAAACGGAAACACAGCGTGGAAATAAGCAAATACGTTCTTTGGAAGGATTCCAAATCAGTGCTACACTGGATAAGCAGCACTCACCGCCGGTATAAGCAATTTGTTGGAAACCGTGTAGCAGAAATCCTGGAGTCGACGGAAGTATCCCAATGGAGATGG AGATTCTCGAACTACAACCGGCTGGTAAGGACCACGGCTCCTAACCAATGCGTCAACGTGGAGCGCATATTGATCCGGCAAGCGCAAAGTGAAGCGTTCTCTGGAGAGGAGAGGGACAGGACAGAAAAGATTTCGAAAGAAGGCAGCCAACTGCGAGAGCTCTCCCCGTATTTCGACGACTACGGAGTCATGCGTGTAAGGGGAAGGATCGACGCCGCTGCATGTGTGCCATATAGCGCCCGGCGCCGTATCATACTATCCCATCGACACACGCTGGCGGCGATGGAAGTACACCACTACCATGAGAAGATGGAGCATCAGAACCAGGATGCGACCATAGGCAAGATACGGAAGAAGTTCTGGATAACGAGCTTACGAAGGCTGCTACGAAAGGTGGTGACTGACTGCCGCATTTGCAAGCTGCGGAGGGTCCAACCGATGTGCCAATAA